One window of the Emcibacter sp. genome contains the following:
- a CDS encoding aromatic ring-hydroxylating oxygenase subunit alpha has protein sequence MDMKQQLGNEAEKLLHYVESGTTDSAETTYEVPASAYLDPDYFGNEMEKIFHALPLLAGLSVEIPKPGDYKAFDLLGKPIILTRKKDGGVAAMFNVCTHRGMTLVENGYGNKNLFSCTYHAWCFKNDGRLQGVADQQKFGSVDKESRNLTTLPCVEAAGIIWVLMKPGGTIDIEAHLGDMLKDLEAYELEKWHFCGTRHLKGANWKIAYDGYLEGYHFAAAHPETIHPRTFSNIMHFTAMGPHMRVGFPQVCIKEKLGGLPRETWGDNENNGYDFIRTIFPNVSLFFAPELTQVAQLVPGPTANKNETNLMFIRREPPKDDEDQAAITGMMDFLKKVVQEEDYDLGLQVQRGLQAGALKSVVFGKNERGNQYFHKYVDYFVSDDPNKVPPTL, from the coding sequence ATGGATATGAAGCAACAGCTTGGCAATGAAGCGGAAAAACTGCTTCACTATGTTGAAAGTGGCACAACGGACTCTGCCGAGACAACCTATGAAGTACCGGCGTCTGCTTATCTGGACCCGGATTATTTTGGCAATGAAATGGAAAAGATTTTCCACGCTCTGCCGCTTCTGGCGGGGCTGTCCGTCGAGATTCCCAAACCGGGTGATTACAAGGCCTTTGATCTGCTTGGAAAACCTATCATTCTCACCCGCAAGAAAGACGGCGGGGTGGCCGCCATGTTCAATGTCTGCACCCATCGGGGCATGACACTGGTCGAAAATGGGTATGGGAACAAAAACCTGTTCAGCTGCACCTATCACGCCTGGTGTTTCAAGAATGACGGCCGGTTACAGGGTGTTGCGGATCAGCAGAAATTCGGATCAGTTGACAAGGAATCCCGTAACTTGACGACACTGCCCTGTGTGGAAGCCGCCGGGATCATCTGGGTGTTGATGAAACCGGGCGGAACCATTGATATTGAGGCGCACCTGGGCGATATGCTCAAGGATCTTGAAGCCTACGAACTGGAAAAATGGCACTTCTGCGGCACTCGCCACCTGAAGGGGGCCAACTGGAAAATTGCTTATGACGGTTATCTGGAGGGCTATCATTTTGCTGCGGCCCATCCGGAAACCATTCATCCCCGGACATTTAGCAACATCATGCATTTCACTGCCATGGGGCCGCATATGCGGGTCGGCTTCCCGCAGGTTTGCATCAAGGAAAAGCTGGGTGGATTGCCCCGCGAAACCTGGGGGGATAATGAAAATAACGGTTATGATTTCATCCGTACAATTTTCCCCAATGTAAGTCTTTTCTTTGCCCCGGAGCTCACCCAGGTAGCCCAGCTTGTCCCCGGCCCGACAGCCAATAAGAATGAAACCAATCTGATGTTTATCCGCAGGGAGCCGCCGAAAGACGATGAGGACCAGGCGGCGATTACCGGCATGATGGATTTTCTGAAAAAAGTTGTCCAGGAAGAGGATTATGATCTAGGGCTCCAGGTACAGAGAGGCCTGCAGGCCGGTGCCCTGAAATCTGTTGTTTTCGGAAAAAACGAACGCGGCAATCAGTATTTTCATAAATATGTTGATTATTTTGTGAGCGACGACCCGAACAAGGTGCCGCCGACGCTTTAG
- the lpdA gene encoding dihydrolipoyl dehydrogenase has product MTKKEYDIVVIGGGPGGYVSAIRAAQLGLKTAVVEREHLGGICLNWGCIPTKALLRTAEISHLLKELPAHGFTAGELSFDLATAIGRSRKVAGQLSGGVRGLLKKNKVTVIEGEGRLTGPGEVSIGREKITARHIIIATGARARELPHLAADGDLIWTYRHALSPKRMPKKLLVIGSGAIGMEFASFYQDVGAEVTVVEALPRILPNEDEAISALAEKIFSRRGISLHRGTEVAALEKKKNNVTARLKTPEGEVKKEFDTVLLAIGIVGNIENLGLETAGVKTDRGHIVTDPYGRTNIDGIYAIGDVAGPPWLAHKASHEGVICVEKIAGHSPRPLKADLIPSCTYSRPQVASIGLTEQAAREKGHEVRIGEFPFVGNGKAVALGETDGLIKTIFDAGSGELLGAHLIGPDVTELVQGFVLARKLEATEEDLMETVFAHPTLSEAMHESVLAAYERAIHL; this is encoded by the coding sequence ATGACGAAGAAAGAGTATGACATTGTTGTGATTGGGGGCGGTCCCGGCGGTTATGTGTCGGCGATCCGGGCGGCGCAGTTGGGCCTGAAGACGGCGGTGGTGGAACGGGAACATCTTGGCGGCATCTGCCTGAACTGGGGCTGTATCCCGACCAAGGCGCTGTTGCGGACGGCTGAGATCTCCCACCTTCTCAAGGAGCTGCCGGCGCACGGTTTTACCGCCGGCGAGCTTTCCTTTGATCTGGCGACGGCCATCGGCCGCAGCCGCAAGGTAGCGGGTCAATTGTCCGGCGGAGTGCGGGGGCTGCTGAAAAAGAACAAGGTCACGGTGATCGAGGGGGAGGGTCGCCTGACTGGTCCCGGTGAGGTTTCTATTGGAAGAGAAAAGATCACTGCCAGGCATATCATCATCGCCACCGGGGCCCGGGCCCGGGAACTGCCGCATCTTGCGGCGGACGGGGATCTCATCTGGACCTACAGGCATGCCCTTTCGCCCAAACGGATGCCGAAAAAGCTACTGGTGATCGGCTCCGGCGCCATCGGCATGGAATTCGCCAGCTTTTATCAGGATGTGGGCGCCGAAGTGACGGTGGTCGAAGCCCTGCCGCGCATTTTGCCCAATGAGGATGAAGCGATATCAGCGCTGGCGGAGAAAATTTTCTCCCGCCGCGGCATCAGCTTGCACAGGGGGACGGAGGTTGCTGCTCTGGAGAAGAAAAAGAACAACGTCACGGCACGTCTGAAAACGCCTGAAGGCGAAGTGAAGAAAGAGTTTGATACGGTGCTTCTGGCCATCGGCATTGTCGGTAATATCGAAAATCTCGGTCTGGAGACTGCGGGGGTGAAGACGGACCGGGGTCATATTGTCACCGACCCGTATGGCAGGACCAACATTGACGGCATTTATGCCATCGGCGATGTGGCCGGGCCGCCGTGGCTGGCGCACAAGGCGAGCCATGAAGGGGTGATTTGTGTGGAGAAGATTGCCGGGCACAGCCCGCGGCCGCTGAAGGCGGACCTGATCCCGTCCTGCACCTACAGCCGGCCGCAGGTGGCCAGTATAGGCCTGACGGAGCAGGCGGCCCGGGAAAAGGGGCACGAAGTGCGCATTGGCGAGTTTCCCTTTGTCGGCAACGGCAAGGCTGTGGCGCTGGGCGAGACCGACGGCCTGATCAAGACCATTTTCGATGCCGGCAGCGGGGAGCTGCTCGGGGCTCACCTGATCGGCCCGGACGTGACTGAACTGGTCCAGGGATTTGTTCTGGCCCGCAAGCTGGAGGCAACGGAGGAGGATCTGATGGAGACGGTCTTCGCCCATCCCACTCTCTCGGAAGCCATGCATGAATCCGTCCTCGCAGCTTATGAAAGGGCAATACATTTATGA